TTGCCAACCTGGGCTTTGCGGCCTTGGTGTCGACCGGGGCGAGCGCGGGCTTTTACTATGCGGGGGACATCCAGCCCGCCGCCGTGCATTGGATTCCGGGCGACATGAGTGCTTGGCGCAAGGCCTTTTTGCTGCTCTCGGCCGCCGGTCTGCCTTTGCTGCTGATGGGGTTTTTCACGGCCGATCCACCCCGTCATACCGCGCAGGAAGACACCTCCAACGCTGCGTCGTTGCGGCAGTTCCTGAAAGAGCGCTGGCAGCCCATTGCCCTGTTCGTCGGAGTGGCCGGCAGTTTGATGATTGCCGTCCAGGGACTGAACCAGTTGATTGCGTTGGCGCTGGAGCGTCGCTTCCATGTCGCGCCCGCCATCATCGGCGAGGGCATGGGCGGCATCGTGTTGGTGTCCACACTGGGCTGTCTGCCGGTGGTCGCCTTGTTGGACCGATGGTTTGCCAAACGCCTGGGCACGGCGGTACGCCCCATGATCATGGGCGTATGCGCGGTGTTGGCGATCCCTGCCATCTTCATGCTGTTCTCGACCACGGCGCTGCAACAGGCCTTTGTGGTGGTGGCCTTGTTTCTGTTCATCACGTGCACGGCCAACGCGCTGGTTCCCACCATGCTGCAGGATCTGGCTCCTGCAGCCCTGCGTGCGCGCTGCTTTGCGCTGTGGAGCTTTGTCGTCTCCGTGTTCAGCGCCTTGGGGCCCTTGCTCGCAGGATTGGTCTCCACATGGATCGTCCACGGCCAGATGCTGACCGCCATCACCGTGACGGCTGCACCGGCCCTGCTCGTGTCGGCCTTTTGCGCGCTGCGGCTGTTTCAGTACACCCGCAAAACCTCGCATGCCAAAGTGAACACGGCCAGCACGGCGGCTTAGCCTTCGGTCGTCATCAAACCTGCTTTGCTGCCACTTGCACGCAGTGCTGCGCAAAGGCCCAGAAACGCGCTGCCTGCATGAACAGGTGCTCTTGTTGGTCGCTTTCCTGATGGCCGCTTTCGGGGTTGAGCAGCAGCACCGCAGGCGCGCCGCTCGTCGACTGACGGCGAATGTTGGCCAGCAGTTTGGCGGGCTCCCAATACGGCACACGGTCATCCTTGAGCCCCGCAGTGCATAGCACGGGTGGATAAG
The window above is part of the Diaphorobacter sp. HDW4B genome. Proteins encoded here:
- a CDS encoding MFS transporter, whose protein sequence is MTMTPRRDHDGAPAQWSLQALLTVAFLGITAGVQMSDYGLQAISLSAIQRSFGVSDASLGALQGLAGVLVGSALAIPLARFADRFSRKRVLLCLIFASTAMMVLSALAPNFPLFFLGRSAAGITEFAMVPLVYSMIPDLAPQRHRVLANLGFAALVSTGASAGFYYAGDIQPAAVHWIPGDMSAWRKAFLLLSAAGLPLLLMGFFTADPPRHTAQEDTSNAASLRQFLKERWQPIALFVGVAGSLMIAVQGLNQLIALALERRFHVAPAIIGEGMGGIVLVSTLGCLPVVALLDRWFAKRLGTAVRPMIMGVCAVLAIPAIFMLFSTTALQQAFVVVALFLFITCTANALVPTMLQDLAPAALRARCFALWSFVVSVFSALGPLLAGLVSTWIVHGQMLTAITVTAAPALLVSAFCALRLFQYTRKTSHAKVNTASTAA